The following are from one region of the Canis lupus baileyi chromosome 25, mCanLup2.hap1, whole genome shotgun sequence genome:
- the KRT78 gene encoding keratin, type II cytoskeletal 78 isoform X1, whose product MSVPSARAPRGFSARSACCARSRSWGRGGRFSSRSCTSFGGSRGGSRGRAWGSGGRPGVQSGGARGGPGLPLCPPGGIQEVTIDTALLSPLNIGIDPQFQVVRTQETQEIRSLNDQFASFIDKVRFLEQQNKILETKWQLLQQQGVRDSPPDLETFFEGYVAQLRRQLEQLQSERKAVDAELKSCQDQEEEYKAKYDEEAHKHATAENDFVVLKKDVDGVFLSKMELEGRLQSLREYVCFLRRLYEEVRELGRLQTQAGDTSVVLSMDNNRGLDLGDIIAEVGARYEEIARSSKAEAETLYRTQYQELQASARLHGDSMKGTRVRISQLQEASQRLQGQIENLRTQNANLQATITDAEQRGELALKDAQTKLAELEAALRAAKQELARLLHEYQELMSTKLALDVEIATYRRLLEGEESRMSGRCTSQVVVSVGGGSTVLSGGAGSGLGGSCGLGGEKGSFGSSCSSVVTGGSTITVGSGQGPVLASCSVSGSGSGSGSSCRTILKKTVESSLKTSVTY is encoded by the exons ATGTCTGTCCCCTCAGCCCGGGCCCCGAGGGGCTTCAGCGCCCGCTCAGCCTGCTGTGCTCGCTCGCGCTCgtggggccgcgggggccgcttCAGCAGCCGGAGCTGCACTTCCTtcggggggagcaggggaggctcCCGAGGAAGGGCTTGGGGGTCAGGGGGAAGGCCGGGGGTGCAGTCtgggggagcccgaggtgggccTGGCCTTCCCCTGTGCCCTCCCGGGGGCATCCAGGAAGTGACCATCGACACTGCTCTGCTGAGCCCGTTGAATATTGGGATCGACCCCCAGTTCCAGGTGGTGAGGACTCAGGAGACCCAAGAGATCCGGAGCCTCAATGACCAGTTTGCTTCCTTCATCGACAAG GTACGCTTCCTGGAGCAGCAGAACAAGATCTTGGAGACCAAGTGGCAGCTGCTGCAGCAGCAgggggtgagggacagccccCCGGACCTGGAGACCTTCTTTGAGGGCTACGTGGCCCAGCTCAGGCGGCAACTGGAGCAGCTCCAGAGTGAGCGAAAGGCTGTGGACGCCGAGTTGAAGTCTTGccaggaccaggaggaggagtaTAAGGCCAA GTATGACGAGGAGGCCCACAAGCACGCCACGGCTGAGAATGACTTTGTGGTCCTCAAAAAG GATGTGGATGGGGTTTTCCTGAGCAAGATGGAGCTGGAAGGCAGGCTGCAGTCTCTGCGAGAGTACGTGTGCTTCTTGAGGCGACTCTATGAAGAAGTGAGG GAGCTGGGCCGGCTCCAGACCCAGGCCGGCGACACGTCCGTGGTGCTGTCCATGGACAATAACCGAGGCTTGGACTTGGGCGACATCATCGCGGAGGTCGGCGCCCGCTACGAGGAGATCGCCCGGAGCAGCAAAGCCGAGGCCGAGACGCTGTACCGGACGCAG TACCAGGAGCTTCAGGCGTCTGCCCGGCTTCACGGGGACAGCATGAAGGGAACCAGAGTCCGGATCTCCCAGCTGCAGGAGGCGAGTCAGAGGCTGCAGGGTCAGATCGAGAACCTCAGGACGCAG aatgccaacctgcaggccaccaTCACCGATGCTGAGCAGCGCGGGGAGCTGGCCCTCAAGGACGCTCAGACCAAACTGGCCGAGCTGGAGGCCGCCCTGAGAGCCGCCAAGCAGGAGCTGGCCCGGCTCCTGCACGAGTACCAGGAGCTCATGAGCACGAAGCTGGCCTTGGACGTGGAGATCGCCACCTACCGCAGGCTGCTGGAGGGCGAGGAGAGCAG GATGTCTGGGAGGTGCACCAGCCAGGTCGTCGTCT CCGTGGGTGGAGGCAGCACCGTCCTGTCTGGAGGCGCTGGCAGTGGCCTGGGGGGCTCTTGTGGCCTCGGAGGCGAGAAAGGCAGCTTTGGGTCCAGTTGCTCCAGCGTCGTGACCGGAGGCTCCACCATCACCGTGGGCTCCGGGCAGGGCCCTGTTTTGGCCTCCTGCTCTGtgtccggctccggctccggctccggctccagcTGCCGCACCATCCTGAAGAAGACGGTGGAGTCAAGTCTGAAGACGTCCGTCACATACTGA
- the KRT78 gene encoding keratin, type II cytoskeletal 78 isoform X2 gives MSVPSARAPRGFSARSACCARSRSWGRGGRFSSRSCTSFGGSRGGSRGRAWGSGGRPGVQSGGARGGPGLPLCPPGGIQEVTIDTALLSPLNIGIDPQFQVVRTQETQEIRSLNDQFASFIDKVRFLEQQNKILETKWQLLQQQGVRDSPPDLETFFEGYVAQLRRQLEQLQSERKAVDAELKSCQDQEEEYKAKYDEEAHKHATAENDFVVLKKDVDGVFLSKMELEGRLQSLREYVCFLRRLYEEELGRLQTQAGDTSVVLSMDNNRGLDLGDIIAEVGARYEEIARSSKAEAETLYRTQYQELQASARLHGDSMKGTRVRISQLQEASQRLQGQIENLRTQNANLQATITDAEQRGELALKDAQTKLAELEAALRAAKQELARLLHEYQELMSTKLALDVEIATYRRLLEGEESRMSGRCTSQVVVSVGGGSTVLSGGAGSGLGGSCGLGGEKGSFGSSCSSVVTGGSTITVGSGQGPVLASCSVSGSGSGSGSSCRTILKKTVESSLKTSVTY, from the exons ATGTCTGTCCCCTCAGCCCGGGCCCCGAGGGGCTTCAGCGCCCGCTCAGCCTGCTGTGCTCGCTCGCGCTCgtggggccgcgggggccgcttCAGCAGCCGGAGCTGCACTTCCTtcggggggagcaggggaggctcCCGAGGAAGGGCTTGGGGGTCAGGGGGAAGGCCGGGGGTGCAGTCtgggggagcccgaggtgggccTGGCCTTCCCCTGTGCCCTCCCGGGGGCATCCAGGAAGTGACCATCGACACTGCTCTGCTGAGCCCGTTGAATATTGGGATCGACCCCCAGTTCCAGGTGGTGAGGACTCAGGAGACCCAAGAGATCCGGAGCCTCAATGACCAGTTTGCTTCCTTCATCGACAAG GTACGCTTCCTGGAGCAGCAGAACAAGATCTTGGAGACCAAGTGGCAGCTGCTGCAGCAGCAgggggtgagggacagccccCCGGACCTGGAGACCTTCTTTGAGGGCTACGTGGCCCAGCTCAGGCGGCAACTGGAGCAGCTCCAGAGTGAGCGAAAGGCTGTGGACGCCGAGTTGAAGTCTTGccaggaccaggaggaggagtaTAAGGCCAA GTATGACGAGGAGGCCCACAAGCACGCCACGGCTGAGAATGACTTTGTGGTCCTCAAAAAG GATGTGGATGGGGTTTTCCTGAGCAAGATGGAGCTGGAAGGCAGGCTGCAGTCTCTGCGAGAGTACGTGTGCTTCTTGAGGCGACTCTATGAAGAA GAGCTGGGCCGGCTCCAGACCCAGGCCGGCGACACGTCCGTGGTGCTGTCCATGGACAATAACCGAGGCTTGGACTTGGGCGACATCATCGCGGAGGTCGGCGCCCGCTACGAGGAGATCGCCCGGAGCAGCAAAGCCGAGGCCGAGACGCTGTACCGGACGCAG TACCAGGAGCTTCAGGCGTCTGCCCGGCTTCACGGGGACAGCATGAAGGGAACCAGAGTCCGGATCTCCCAGCTGCAGGAGGCGAGTCAGAGGCTGCAGGGTCAGATCGAGAACCTCAGGACGCAG aatgccaacctgcaggccaccaTCACCGATGCTGAGCAGCGCGGGGAGCTGGCCCTCAAGGACGCTCAGACCAAACTGGCCGAGCTGGAGGCCGCCCTGAGAGCCGCCAAGCAGGAGCTGGCCCGGCTCCTGCACGAGTACCAGGAGCTCATGAGCACGAAGCTGGCCTTGGACGTGGAGATCGCCACCTACCGCAGGCTGCTGGAGGGCGAGGAGAGCAG GATGTCTGGGAGGTGCACCAGCCAGGTCGTCGTCT CCGTGGGTGGAGGCAGCACCGTCCTGTCTGGAGGCGCTGGCAGTGGCCTGGGGGGCTCTTGTGGCCTCGGAGGCGAGAAAGGCAGCTTTGGGTCCAGTTGCTCCAGCGTCGTGACCGGAGGCTCCACCATCACCGTGGGCTCCGGGCAGGGCCCTGTTTTGGCCTCCTGCTCTGtgtccggctccggctccggctccggctccagcTGCCGCACCATCCTGAAGAAGACGGTGGAGTCAAGTCTGAAGACGTCCGTCACATACTGA